The genomic region TACGTGCGCCACATCCGGCTGATGTTCTTCACCGATCCCGAGCCGGAGGTCGGTGTCGTCACCAGGTCCTCCCCGCTGACCACCGCCACTATCGTGGTGGCGGTGCTCGGCACGCTCCTGCTGGGCGTCGTGCCCGGCCCCGTGCTCGATCTCGCGGCCGATGCGGGACAATTCCTCAGGTGAGCTCCAGCCTGGCCCTGCCCGTCACCGATCCCGCGCTCGAGGCGCGGCTGCGTGAGCGCCTCGCGGTCGTCGAGAAGGCCCTCTACGGCCATGTCCAGAGTCGGTTCCCCTACGTCACCGAGGCGGCCAGCCACCTCCTCGACGCCGGCGGCAAGCGGTTCCGCCCGCTGCTGGTGCTGCTGGCGGCCGAGGCGGGGGAGCACCCCGCGGCGGAGGAGGTCGTCACCGCGGCCTGCGTCGTCGAGGTGACCCACCTCGGCTCGCTGTACCACGACGACGTCATGGACGAGGCCGCGCTGCGCCGCGGCGCCGACTCGGCCAACGCCCGGTGGGACAACCACGTAGCGATCCTCACCGGCGACTTCCTCTTCGCCCGGTCCTCCGAGCTGACCGCGACCCTCGGCGCGGACGCCGTGCGGATCCAGGCCGAGACGTTCACCCGGCTGGTCGAGGGCCAGATCATGGAGACGGTCGCGCCCGGTCCGGACGAGGACCCGCTGGCTCACTACCTGGAGGTCGTGGCCGGCAAGACCGGCTCCCTGATCGCCACCTCGGCCCGCTACGGCGCCCGCTTCGGCGGCGCCAGCCGCGAGGTCGAGGAAGCGCTCACGGCCTACGGCGAGATCGTCGGCGGCGCCTTCCAGCTCTCCGACGACATCCT from Nocardioides pantholopis harbors:
- a CDS encoding polyprenyl synthetase family protein translates to MSSSLALPVTDPALEARLRERLAVVEKALYGHVQSRFPYVTEAASHLLDAGGKRFRPLLVLLAAEAGEHPAAEEVVTAACVVEVTHLGSLYHDDVMDEAALRRGADSANARWDNHVAILTGDFLFARSSELTATLGADAVRIQAETFTRLVEGQIMETVAPGPDEDPLAHYLEVVAGKTGSLIATSARYGARFGGASREVEEALTAYGEIVGGAFQLSDDILDIASESEESGKVAGTDLREGVPTLPVLMARASTDPADARLLELLDADLADDALHAEALELLRRHPAMDQARAYVVARAEQAKAQLDVLPPGPVRSALESFADIVAVRSA